One Nonomuraea angiospora DNA segment encodes these proteins:
- a CDS encoding F0F1 ATP synthase subunit A, translating to MSTTILIISPDRWTAPGLELFEFAPIFPGGPEWLTKPVLIALLSSVIAIALCWAAFAKPKIIPRGWQSIGEYAYMFVRDHIARPNLGADSDRWMGFLLTLFLTVLIWNLMGVIPLIQFPVAAHLFFPLGLALIVYGIKVYLGVRHHGVRGYLRGIVHLPGLPGWAYGLYAPMILAEVFITSLFTHFIRLFANMFAGHVLLAFFSSVGFWFLFERLTPLGAGIGVLGVLMTIVMTAFEMFIQFLQAFLFAMLAGMFIASGLRGAH from the coding sequence GTGTCCACGACGATCCTGATCATCTCCCCGGACCGATGGACCGCCCCGGGACTGGAACTCTTCGAGTTCGCGCCGATCTTCCCCGGCGGCCCGGAATGGCTCACCAAACCGGTCCTCATCGCCCTGCTCAGCTCGGTCATCGCCATCGCCCTGTGCTGGGCCGCGTTCGCCAAGCCGAAGATCATCCCACGTGGCTGGCAGAGCATCGGCGAGTACGCGTACATGTTCGTACGCGACCACATCGCCCGCCCCAACCTCGGCGCCGACTCCGACCGATGGATGGGCTTCCTCCTCACGCTCTTCCTGACCGTGCTCATCTGGAACCTGATGGGCGTCATCCCGCTCATCCAGTTCCCCGTCGCCGCGCACCTCTTCTTCCCCTTGGGGCTGGCGCTCATCGTGTACGGCATCAAGGTCTACCTCGGCGTCCGCCACCACGGCGTGCGCGGCTACCTGAGGGGCATCGTGCACCTTCCGGGCCTGCCCGGCTGGGCGTACGGGCTCTATGCCCCGATGATCCTGGCCGAGGTGTTCATCACGTCGCTGTTCACCCACTTCATACGGTTGTTCGCGAACATGTTCGCCGGCCACGTCCTCCTGGCCTTCTTCAGCTCGGTGGGCTTCTGGTTCCTGTTCGAGCGGCTCACCCCGCTGGGCGCGGGGATCGGCGTCCTCGGCGTGCTGATGACGATCGTGATGACCGCGTTCGAGATGTTCATCCAGTTCCTGCAGGCGTTCCTGTTCGCCATGCTGGCCGGGATGTTCATCGCCAGCGGCCTGCGCGGCGCGCACTAG
- a CDS encoding HAD family hydrolase, which yields MTKHIIWDWNGTLFHDIDAVVGATNEVFKPYELPEMTVDGFRAVYTRPIWVAYERMLGRPLTEGEWELLDDGFHEHYFRLSDACALAADAELALAGWTGTQSLCSMAPHAHLVPKVDSFGITRHFTRIDGLLGTTGGEKAAHMEAHITALGVDPATVLVIGDSVDDGLAARHVGAKAVLYTGGMTTRAELAGVGFPVVDTLADALNFA from the coding sequence ATGACAAAGCACATCATCTGGGATTGGAACGGCACGCTCTTCCACGACATCGACGCCGTGGTGGGGGCCACCAACGAGGTCTTCAAGCCGTACGAGCTTCCTGAGATGACCGTCGACGGCTTCCGCGCGGTCTACACCCGGCCCATCTGGGTCGCCTACGAGCGCATGCTCGGCCGCCCCCTGACCGAGGGGGAGTGGGAGCTGCTCGACGACGGGTTCCACGAGCACTACTTCCGGCTGAGCGACGCCTGCGCGCTGGCCGCCGACGCGGAGCTGGCCCTCGCGGGCTGGACGGGCACCCAGTCGCTCTGCTCGATGGCGCCGCACGCGCACCTCGTGCCCAAGGTCGACTCCTTCGGCATCACCCGGCACTTCACCCGGATCGACGGGCTGCTGGGCACCACCGGCGGTGAGAAGGCCGCGCACATGGAGGCGCACATCACGGCCCTCGGGGTGGATCCCGCCACGGTCCTGGTGATCGGCGACAGCGTGGACGACGGGCTCGCCGCGCGGCACGTGGGAGCCAAGGCGGTGCTGTACACGGGCGGGATGACGACCCGCGCCGAGCTGGCGGGCGTCGGCTTCCCCGTGGTCGACACGCTGGCGGACGCGCTGAATTTCGCGTAA
- a CDS encoding DUF2690 domain-containing protein gives MKLRVAATVLGAVAAVLLAGAPAHAQAKPGDHKDPAKSGCWNSAKVVKTAPIKSRVNGEVGTIKLWWSGKCKTNWVEIRTASSATGTISVYAADGRYDQFRFKAGNKGRHWGNMVWANNMCAWGSASIQWNGGRGGQNGAGTTAKACG, from the coding sequence GTGAAGCTTCGAGTTGCCGCTACCGTCCTGGGCGCCGTCGCGGCGGTCCTCCTGGCGGGTGCGCCCGCGCACGCCCAGGCCAAGCCGGGCGACCACAAGGATCCGGCCAAGTCGGGCTGCTGGAACTCGGCCAAGGTGGTCAAGACCGCCCCCATCAAGAGCCGCGTCAACGGCGAGGTCGGAACGATCAAGCTCTGGTGGTCCGGCAAGTGCAAGACCAACTGGGTCGAGATCCGCACGGCCTCCTCGGCGACCGGCACCATCAGCGTGTACGCGGCGGACGGCCGCTACGACCAGTTCCGCTTCAAGGCGGGCAACAAGGGCCGGCACTGGGGCAACATGGTCTGGGCCAACAACATGTGCGCCTGGGGCAGCGCCTCGATCCAGTGGAACGGCGGCCGCGGCGGCCAGAACGGCGCCGGCACCACCGCTAAGGCCTGCGGCTAG
- the nagZ gene encoding beta-N-acetylhexosaminidase, with amino-acid sequence MLRRIGTAGLLAIALTACGSGGSPAGATPTGGGKAAPPAQATPPQTSPQTAPPQSPPQARQGAVERALAKMSVEEKVGQLFMPVLYGTAADTVSGENQARYGAQTPAKVIAKYHLGGVILFPHNIKGVGQVVGLTNGLQRASRDVPLLIGTDQENGLVARMSALMTDFPGAAEIGATKNPDRARAVARATGEELRALGVNLDFAPVADVNVNPKNPVIGRRAYGDDPARVSKMVAAAVKGFAQAKVAATAKHFPGHGDTDVDSHTGLPVIKHTKAQWEKIDAPPFRAAIDAGVDAVMSAHLVFPKLDPSGDPATLSKPILTGLLRQKLGFKGVISTDALNMEGVRKKYNDGEIAVRAVLAGADLLLMPNDLPKGYQAVVAAVRSGRISKERLDQSVTRLLTLKQAKGYLPEAPAADAERAAGVLRSTAHRKLAAQVTR; translated from the coding sequence ATGCTTCGACGGATCGGTACGGCAGGCCTCCTCGCGATCGCTCTGACAGCCTGCGGCTCAGGCGGCAGCCCGGCGGGTGCGACCCCGACCGGAGGAGGCAAGGCCGCACCGCCCGCGCAGGCCACACCCCCGCAGACGTCACCGCAGACCGCGCCGCCCCAGAGCCCGCCGCAGGCGCGGCAGGGCGCCGTCGAGCGGGCACTGGCGAAGATGAGCGTCGAGGAGAAGGTCGGCCAGCTCTTCATGCCCGTCCTGTACGGCACCGCGGCCGACACGGTGTCGGGCGAGAACCAGGCCAGGTACGGCGCCCAGACCCCGGCCAAGGTGATCGCGAAGTACCACCTCGGCGGCGTGATCCTCTTCCCGCACAACATCAAGGGCGTCGGCCAGGTCGTCGGCCTCACCAACGGCCTGCAGCGGGCGTCCCGGGACGTGCCGCTCCTGATCGGCACCGACCAGGAGAACGGCCTGGTGGCCAGGATGTCCGCGCTCATGACCGACTTCCCCGGAGCCGCCGAGATCGGCGCCACCAAGAACCCCGACCGGGCGCGGGCCGTGGCCAGGGCCACCGGCGAGGAGTTGCGCGCGCTCGGCGTCAACCTCGACTTCGCCCCGGTCGCCGACGTGAACGTGAACCCCAAGAACCCGGTCATCGGCCGCCGCGCCTACGGCGACGACCCGGCGCGGGTGTCGAAGATGGTCGCGGCGGCGGTCAAGGGGTTCGCCCAGGCGAAGGTGGCCGCCACCGCCAAGCACTTCCCGGGCCACGGCGACACCGACGTCGACAGCCACACCGGGCTGCCGGTGATCAAGCACACGAAGGCGCAGTGGGAGAAGATCGACGCTCCGCCGTTCAGGGCGGCGATCGACGCGGGCGTGGACGCCGTGATGAGCGCCCACCTCGTCTTCCCCAAGCTCGACCCGTCGGGCGACCCGGCCACGCTGTCCAAGCCCATCCTGACCGGCCTGCTGCGGCAGAAGCTCGGCTTCAAGGGCGTGATCTCCACCGACGCGCTCAACATGGAGGGCGTGCGCAAGAAGTACAACGACGGGGAGATCGCGGTGCGGGCCGTGCTGGCCGGGGCCGACCTGCTGCTGATGCCGAACGACCTGCCGAAGGGGTACCAGGCGGTGGTGGCGGCGGTGAGGTCGGGCCGGATCTCGAAGGAGCGGCTCGACCAGTCCGTCACCAGGCTGCTCACGCTCAAGCAGGCCAAGGGCTACCTGCCCGAGGCGCCCGCCGCCGACGCGGAGAGGGCGGCCGGCGTGCTGCGCTCCACGGCGCACCGCAAGCTGGCCGCCCAGGTCACGCGCTAG
- the ptsP gene encoding phosphoenolpyruvate--protein phosphotransferase: MNLRGVGVSPGIGHGPAYVLTVSVPEPPEGATYTGEADQEKERAMAALTQVAGELEARGNQAGGEAEEILKAQALMAEDPGLVVKVRTLIDRGLAAPRAVFEAFTKYRDVLAGSGGYLGERAADLDDIRDRVIALLYGHAMQGLPVAPEEPYVLVARDLAPADTAVLRKEDVAAFVTQEGGPTSHTAIMARAMGVPAVVACPGALQIPPGVPVMADGTSGDVRVEPAESDVAEAVGADAARQAAIAAAKGPGRTADGHPVPLLANIGGPADLDDAVNAGAEGVGLYRTEFLFLDRTEPPSTEEQRRAYRAALEAFPGGKVVVRTLDGGADKPLAFLPAPAEPNPALGERGLRRFRRFPDVMAAQLGALAAVASERLQVMAPMVATAEEAAWFAQECRARGLTNVGVMVEIPSAALRARELLTRVDFVSIGTNDLAQYAYAADRQVGAVSALHDPWLPALLDLVAMTAAAATRAGKPCGLCGESAADPVLACVLVGLGVSSLSMGAAALPAVRAVLAAHTLEQCQRAAEAARAQTTAAQARAAARVHLSGLARLGL, from the coding sequence ATGAACCTGCGGGGGGTAGGGGTCAGCCCGGGCATCGGGCACGGCCCCGCGTACGTCCTGACCGTTTCCGTGCCCGAACCCCCCGAGGGCGCCACCTACACCGGTGAGGCGGATCAGGAGAAGGAGCGCGCGATGGCCGCGCTCACGCAGGTCGCGGGCGAGTTGGAGGCCCGGGGGAACCAGGCTGGCGGCGAGGCCGAGGAGATACTCAAGGCCCAGGCGCTGATGGCCGAGGATCCCGGGCTGGTCGTCAAGGTGCGAACGTTGATCGACCGCGGCCTGGCCGCCCCGAGGGCGGTTTTTGAAGCTTTCACGAAATATCGGGACGTGCTGGCCGGGTCCGGAGGCTACCTGGGCGAGCGGGCCGCCGACCTCGACGACATCAGGGACCGCGTGATCGCGCTGCTCTACGGGCACGCCATGCAGGGGCTCCCGGTCGCGCCCGAGGAGCCGTACGTGCTGGTCGCCAGGGACCTCGCGCCCGCCGACACGGCGGTGCTGCGCAAGGAGGACGTCGCCGCGTTCGTCACCCAGGAGGGCGGCCCCACCAGCCACACCGCGATCATGGCCAGGGCGATGGGCGTGCCCGCCGTCGTGGCCTGCCCAGGCGCGCTGCAGATCCCGCCGGGCGTCCCGGTGATGGCCGACGGCACGTCGGGAGACGTACGCGTCGAGCCGGCCGAGTCCGACGTTGCCGAGGCGGTCGGCGCGGACGCCGCGCGGCAGGCGGCGATCGCCGCCGCGAAGGGACCCGGCAGGACCGCCGACGGGCACCCGGTCCCGCTGCTCGCCAACATCGGCGGCCCCGCGGACCTCGACGACGCCGTCAACGCCGGGGCCGAGGGGGTCGGGCTCTACCGGACCGAGTTCCTCTTCCTCGACAGGACCGAGCCGCCCTCCACGGAGGAGCAGCGGCGGGCCTACCGCGCGGCGCTGGAGGCGTTCCCCGGCGGCAAGGTGGTCGTGCGGACGCTGGACGGGGGCGCGGACAAGCCGCTGGCGTTCCTGCCGGCGCCCGCCGAGCCGAACCCGGCGCTCGGCGAGCGCGGGCTGCGCAGGTTCAGGAGATTCCCCGACGTGATGGCGGCGCAGCTCGGCGCGCTCGCGGCCGTCGCCTCCGAGCGGCTCCAGGTGATGGCGCCGATGGTGGCCACGGCCGAGGAGGCCGCCTGGTTCGCGCAGGAGTGCCGGGCCAGGGGGCTGACGAACGTGGGCGTGATGGTCGAGATCCCCTCGGCCGCGCTGCGCGCCCGCGAGCTGCTCACCCGGGTGGACTTCGTCTCGATCGGCACCAACGACCTCGCCCAGTACGCCTACGCCGCGGACCGCCAGGTCGGCGCCGTGAGCGCGCTGCACGACCCGTGGCTGCCCGCGCTGCTGGACCTGGTCGCCATGACCGCGGCCGCCGCCACGAGAGCGGGCAAGCCGTGCGGCCTCTGCGGCGAGTCGGCGGCCGACCCCGTGCTGGCCTGCGTGCTCGTCGGGCTCGGGGTCTCCTCGCTGTCGATGGGGGCCGCGGCGCTGCCCGCCGTACGCGCCGTGCTGGCCGCGCACACCCTCGAGCAGTGTCAGCGGGCCGCAGAGGCCGCGCGGGCGCAGACGACGGCGGCTCAGGCGCGTGCGGCGGCCCGCGTGCACCTGTCCGGGCTCGCCCGGCTGGGGCTGTAA
- a CDS encoding DUF6912 family protein gives MRVYLPCTLPALAQAVEAGELGPAPLTGYAVTPALTEWYASGDTEELEYVALTEAARASLRRLAADRADGAETAFRRVVVAAEVPERSVSAGADLEERARVRLSDPIPLAKVAAVHVDDHEAIPDIEAAVAALPAADGGDDDARFAVDGAEAHELMWYATQEIPDLLGS, from the coding sequence ATGCGCGTCTATCTGCCGTGCACTCTCCCTGCACTGGCCCAGGCGGTCGAGGCGGGAGAGCTGGGCCCGGCCCCGCTGACCGGCTACGCGGTGACCCCCGCGCTGACCGAGTGGTATGCCTCGGGTGACACCGAGGAGCTCGAATACGTGGCGCTCACCGAGGCGGCCCGCGCCTCGCTGCGGAGGCTGGCCGCCGACCGCGCCGACGGCGCCGAGACCGCGTTCCGGCGCGTGGTGGTCGCCGCCGAAGTGCCGGAGCGCTCGGTCTCGGCCGGGGCCGATCTGGAGGAACGGGCGAGAGTGCGCCTCTCCGACCCGATCCCGCTGGCCAAGGTGGCCGCGGTGCACGTCGACGACCACGAGGCGATCCCCGACATCGAGGCCGCCGTCGCCGCGCTGCCGGCCGCGGACGGGGGCGACGACGACGCGAGATTCGCCGTGGACGGGGCCGAGGCGCACGAGCTCATGTGGTACGCCACCCAGGAGATTCCCGACCTCCTGGGCTCATAA
- a CDS encoding HAD family hydrolase produces the protein MVLTGVLIDWGGVLTTSLSDSIARWIAADRIDGDHYRQVMRRMVDHAYGDGVGESVVHALERGEIDGPSFERDLAARLLTVDGVPPVAEGLLERMFAGFERVDAMYDMLRDVRKNGVKTCLLSNSWSNEYPRTHWDELFDAVVISGEVGMRKPEPRIFHHAVELIGLACEECVFIDDIEANILAARALGIAGIHHKDADSTIEELESLLSLTLRRA, from the coding sequence ATGGTGCTTACCGGTGTGCTCATCGACTGGGGCGGCGTCCTGACGACCAGCCTTTCCGACTCCATCGCGCGCTGGATCGCGGCGGACAGGATCGACGGCGACCACTACCGCCAGGTGATGCGGAGGATGGTCGACCACGCTTACGGCGACGGTGTCGGCGAGAGCGTCGTCCACGCGCTGGAAAGGGGCGAGATCGACGGCCCCTCCTTCGAGCGCGACCTCGCCGCCCGGCTGCTGACCGTCGACGGGGTGCCGCCCGTGGCCGAGGGGCTGCTGGAGCGGATGTTCGCGGGATTCGAACGCGTTGACGCAATGTACGACATGCTCCGCGACGTACGGAAAAATGGTGTCAAAACGTGTTTGCTATCTAACTCCTGGTCGAACGAGTATCCCCGTACCCACTGGGACGAGCTCTTCGACGCGGTCGTGATCTCCGGCGAGGTCGGCATGCGCAAGCCCGAGCCGCGCATCTTCCACCACGCGGTCGAGCTGATCGGCCTGGCCTGCGAGGAGTGCGTGTTCATCGACGACATCGAGGCGAACATCCTGGCCGCCCGCGCGCTCGGCATCGCCGGCATCCATCACAAAGATGCCGACTCGACCATCGAGGAACTCGAGTCTCTCCTCAGTCTCACGCTGCGACGGGCATGA
- a CDS encoding HAD family hydrolase: protein MLWNIDLTLVDVAIVTRDAYAEAFRFVTGRPLVKLVPPLGRPDSEIVFETLAVNGIQAEDDHLPRFLSALAVAFADRRGRLAKEGRALPGAKEALKSVSRLDGVIQTVLTGTIKSNAVHKLKAFGLDKHIDFTLGGYGEEVYPKATLLQVAQSRAKERLGTPFTAANTVVIGDSTRDVQAAKIGGAAMIGVASGRSMAAELREAGADVVLPDLSNASEVVAAVAGLTSPVGRTA from the coding sequence GTGCTGTGGAACATCGACCTGACGCTGGTCGACGTCGCCATCGTGACCAGGGACGCCTACGCGGAGGCGTTCCGCTTCGTCACCGGGCGACCGCTGGTCAAACTCGTGCCCCCGCTGGGGCGTCCCGACTCCGAGATCGTCTTCGAGACGCTCGCCGTCAACGGCATCCAGGCCGAGGACGACCATCTGCCCAGGTTCCTGTCGGCGCTGGCGGTGGCCTTCGCCGACCGGCGCGGGCGGCTGGCCAAGGAGGGGCGGGCGCTGCCGGGGGCCAAGGAGGCGCTGAAGTCGGTGTCCAGGCTCGACGGGGTGATCCAGACGGTGCTGACCGGGACCATCAAGAGCAACGCCGTCCACAAGCTCAAGGCGTTCGGGCTGGACAAGCACATCGACTTCACGCTGGGCGGGTACGGCGAGGAGGTCTACCCCAAGGCGACGCTGCTGCAGGTGGCGCAGTCCCGGGCCAAGGAACGCCTGGGCACGCCGTTCACGGCGGCGAACACCGTGGTGATCGGGGACTCCACGCGGGACGTCCAGGCCGCCAAGATCGGCGGTGCGGCGATGATCGGGGTGGCCTCGGGGCGGTCCATGGCGGCCGAGCTGCGCGAGGCGGGGGCCGACGTGGTGCTGCCCGACCTCTCCAACGCCTCCGAAGTCGTCGCCGCCGTGGCGGGCCTCACCTCCCCGGTCGGCCGCACCGCCTAG